A genomic region of Cotesia glomerata isolate CgM1 linkage group LG9, MPM_Cglom_v2.3, whole genome shotgun sequence contains the following coding sequences:
- the LOC123271919 gene encoding putative nuclease HARBI1, with translation MTVSQPTVSRIVFRVSVLLASEIHDYIKMPRTQAAKLENQRLFERLGFGNGAIGIPGVDGAIDCTHIRLVHTMFQNINEIYRNRKGYFSLNVQAIVGSRMEFLDIVPEWPGSAHDSRIFQNSRIYMRYSERELTGILVYVFLIISNHKLKSQFYLS, from the exons ATGACAGTATCACAACCAACAGTTTCCAGAATAGTTTTTCGGGTGAGCGTTTTACTTGCAAGCGAAATTCATGATTACATTAAAATGCCTCGAACTCAAGCAGCAAAATTAGAAAACCAGAGACTTTTTGAACGTTTGGGATTTGGTAATGGAGCAATTGGAATACCCGGGGTTGATGGAGCAATTGATTGCACTCATATCCGATTAGTTCATACAatgtttcaaaatattaatgaaatctACAGAAATCGAAAGGGCTATTTTTCTCTGAATGTACAA GCGATTGTTGGCTCACGGAtggaatttttagatattgttCCAGAATGGCCTGGTAGCGCTCATGATAgtcgaatttttcaaaattctcgAATTTACATGAGATATTCTGAACGTGAACTAACTGGGATACTTGTCTACGTATTCTTGATAATTAGTAATCATAAATTAAAGTCACAATTTTATCTCAGTTGA